A single Agromyces sp. CF514 DNA region contains:
- a CDS encoding LemA family protein: MEWLIPVIIVVALVLIIGIYLWATYNSLVTLNVRVDEAWSDITVQLKRRADLIPNLIDSVKGYAAHEKAVFENVTRARAETLQAQGPADASAAENHMQQALKSIFAVAEAYPQLQASQNFLQLQSELVDTEDKIQASRRFYNGGVRELNTKIKVFPNTLFVRGLGFNERDFFEVTEPAAIAEPPRVQF; this comes from the coding sequence ATGGAATGGCTGATCCCCGTCATCATCGTCGTCGCGCTCGTGCTGATCATCGGCATCTACCTCTGGGCGACGTACAACTCGCTCGTGACGCTGAACGTGCGTGTCGACGAGGCGTGGAGCGACATCACGGTGCAGCTGAAGCGACGCGCCGACCTGATCCCGAACCTCATCGACTCGGTCAAGGGCTACGCCGCACACGAGAAGGCCGTGTTCGAGAACGTCACGCGCGCCCGTGCCGAGACCCTGCAGGCTCAGGGGCCGGCCGACGCATCCGCCGCCGAGAACCACATGCAGCAGGCCCTGAAGTCGATCTTCGCGGTCGCCGAGGCGTACCCGCAGCTGCAGGCCAGCCAGAACTTCCTCCAGCTCCAGTCCGAGCTGGTCGACACCGAAGACAAGATCCAGGCCTCGCGTCGGTTCTACAACGGCGGCGTGCGCGAGCTGAACACGAAGATCAAGGTGTTCCCGAACACGCTGTTCGTACGCGGCCTCGGATTCAACGAGCGCGACTTCTTCGAGGTCACCGAGCCGGCGGCCATCGCCGAGCCGCCGCGCGTCCAGTTCTAA
- a CDS encoding M48 family metalloprotease, protein MYRAIAKNKRNTVFIILFFLAVVGGLGWLAAAVYGDVTIVIVTVAIATAYAAFQYFTADRQALAMSGAVELQGRADHPRLWRTVENLSIATGTPMPRVFVVSDPAPNAFATGRDPEHAVVAATTGLLEIMDDAELEGVMAHELGHVRNYDIRLSMIVFGLVVAVGFISDMFVRMAFFGRNNNNGNPIMMVVGLVAMLIAPLVASLVQLAVSRQREYLADATGAMTTRHPDALASALEKLEQYGRPMKRQNSSMAHLWIADPLKPGALSRLFATHPPIEERVKRLESMGGSF, encoded by the coding sequence TTGTACCGGGCGATCGCCAAGAACAAGCGCAACACGGTCTTCATCATCCTGTTCTTCCTCGCCGTCGTCGGCGGGCTGGGCTGGCTCGCCGCGGCCGTCTACGGCGACGTCACGATCGTCATCGTCACGGTGGCCATCGCGACGGCGTACGCGGCGTTCCAGTACTTCACGGCCGACCGTCAGGCGCTCGCGATGTCCGGGGCCGTCGAGCTGCAGGGCAGGGCCGACCATCCGCGCCTCTGGCGCACGGTCGAGAACCTCTCGATCGCGACCGGCACGCCGATGCCGCGCGTGTTCGTCGTCTCCGATCCGGCGCCGAACGCCTTCGCGACCGGGCGTGACCCCGAGCATGCGGTCGTCGCCGCGACCACGGGCCTGCTCGAGATCATGGACGACGCCGAGCTCGAGGGCGTCATGGCGCATGAACTCGGGCACGTGCGCAACTACGACATCCGGCTGTCGATGATCGTGTTCGGCCTCGTCGTCGCGGTGGGCTTCATCTCGGACATGTTCGTGCGCATGGCCTTCTTCGGCCGCAACAACAACAACGGCAACCCGATCATGATGGTCGTCGGCCTCGTCGCCATGCTCATCGCGCCGCTCGTGGCGAGCCTCGTGCAGCTCGCGGTGTCACGCCAGCGCGAATACCTCGCAGACGCGACCGGTGCCATGACCACGCGGCATCCCGATGCCCTCGCCAGTGCACTGGAGAAGCTCGAGCAGTACGGCCGACCCATGAAGCGCCAGAACTCGTCGATGGCCCACCTCTGGATCGCCGACCCGCTGAAGCCCGGCGCACTCAGCCGGCTCTTCGCCACGCACCCGCCGATCGAGGAACGCGTCAAGCGCCTCGAGAGCATGGGCGGCTCGTTCTAG
- a CDS encoding winged helix-turn-helix domain-containing protein, whose translation MVERVSPPLARRIALAAQGFGRATSPQPGLRQVGGVLDRLGLLQIDSVNVFERSHYLPVFSRLGSYDKALLDRVTTGRRGRTLEYWAHEAAFVPRELWPLFEFRREEYRRHGEAWGGWLVENRQLADWLKAELAANGPMRASEIEHDANQRRGPWWGWSTVKRTLEWMFRVGEVVCVERRRFERVYALPEQALASELLAPPPTEADAIRVLVERAASALGIATEADLADYWRMKRAQVRDAVRDLEDAGVLVPVEVPGWNVGGRQAPAWVHRDARRPRRIDTATLLSPFDPVVWFRPRAERMFDFHYRIEIYTPEPQRVFGYYSLPVLIDDDVVGRVDLKNDRKNGVLRVQSAWSEATAPADTAARLAPALRRAADWQGLGEIVVADRGNLAHALRPELAASA comes from the coding sequence ATGGTCGAACGTGTCAGTCCTCCTCTCGCCCGTCGCATCGCGCTCGCCGCGCAGGGTTTCGGTCGCGCGACGTCTCCCCAACCGGGGCTCCGTCAGGTCGGCGGCGTGCTCGACCGCCTGGGGCTCCTGCAGATCGACTCGGTCAACGTGTTCGAGCGCAGCCACTACCTGCCGGTGTTCAGCCGGCTCGGCTCCTACGACAAGGCGCTGCTCGACCGGGTGACCACCGGCAGGCGAGGCCGCACCCTCGAGTACTGGGCGCACGAGGCCGCGTTCGTTCCGCGCGAGCTGTGGCCGCTGTTCGAGTTCCGGCGCGAGGAGTACCGCAGGCACGGCGAGGCGTGGGGCGGATGGCTCGTCGAGAACCGCCAGCTCGCCGACTGGCTGAAGGCCGAGCTCGCGGCCAACGGCCCGATGCGCGCGAGCGAGATCGAGCACGACGCGAATCAGCGGCGTGGCCCCTGGTGGGGCTGGTCCACGGTCAAGCGCACGCTCGAGTGGATGTTCCGCGTCGGCGAGGTCGTGTGCGTCGAACGGCGACGGTTCGAACGCGTCTACGCGCTGCCCGAGCAGGCGCTCGCGTCGGAGCTGCTCGCTCCCCCGCCCACCGAGGCCGACGCGATCCGCGTGCTGGTCGAGCGCGCGGCCTCCGCCCTGGGCATCGCGACCGAGGCCGACCTCGCCGACTACTGGCGCATGAAGCGCGCCCAGGTGCGCGACGCGGTCCGCGATCTCGAAGACGCGGGCGTGCTCGTGCCCGTCGAGGTTCCCGGGTGGAACGTCGGAGGTCGCCAGGCGCCCGCCTGGGTGCACCGCGACGCCCGGCGACCCCGACGCATCGACACCGCGACCCTGCTCTCGCCGTTCGACCCGGTCGTGTGGTTCAGGCCCCGGGCCGAGCGCATGTTCGACTTCCACTACCGCATCGAGATCTACACGCCCGAGCCGCAGCGGGTGTTCGGCTACTACTCGCTGCCGGTGCTCATCGACGACGACGTCGTGGGCCGCGTCGATCTCAAGAACGACCGCAAGAACGGGGTGCTCCGCGTGCAGTCGGCGTGGAGCGAGGCCACGGCGCCCGCAGACACGGCGGCCCGGCTCGCCCCGGCCCTGCGGCGGGCCGCGGACTGGCAGGGGCTCGGCGAGATCGTCGTCGCCGATCGCGGCAACCTCGCCCATGCGCTCCGACCCGAGCTCGCGGCATCCGCCTGA
- a CDS encoding AI-2E family transporter, producing the protein MGQGRGRFVGRRRTVGRAPEQPEASTPAAPGTAGESTPDVSAAIPYGMRLAAAWSWRLLLVGGVVAVVIFLVIQLRLIVIPLLVAVILSALLVPFSSLLQRHRWPKWLSITTAMLSALAVVGGLLTLGIWQIVRGSDELAAQSVIAWNEFRDWLESGPLHLTEAQLNDFVNQAVEAVQSGSGVLVSGALSVGTTVGHFLAGMLLALFATLFILIDGRGIWGWVVRIFPRRARAAVDGAGAAGWLTLQNFVKVQILVATIDAVGIGLGAFLLGVPLAVPIAILVFLGSFVPIVGAVATGALAVFVALVYNGLWPAVAMLGVVLLVQQLEGHVLQPLIMGTAVKVHPLGVVLAVAAGSFLAGIAGAFFAVPIAAVLNVMINYVAGGTWKHSPAPPLTEIASPLWRTVPQRPGYQRGE; encoded by the coding sequence ATGGGCCAGGGTCGGGGCAGGTTCGTCGGCAGGAGACGCACGGTCGGCCGCGCGCCCGAACAGCCCGAGGCATCGACTCCCGCTGCGCCCGGAACGGCAGGCGAATCCACGCCCGACGTGAGCGCAGCCATCCCCTACGGCATGCGGCTCGCCGCGGCATGGTCGTGGCGCCTGCTGCTGGTCGGCGGCGTCGTCGCGGTCGTGATCTTCCTGGTCATCCAGTTGCGGCTCATCGTCATCCCGCTGCTCGTCGCGGTGATCCTCTCGGCGCTGCTCGTGCCGTTCTCGAGCCTGCTCCAGCGTCACCGGTGGCCCAAGTGGCTCTCCATCACCACCGCGATGCTGAGCGCGCTCGCCGTCGTGGGCGGCCTGCTCACGCTCGGCATCTGGCAGATCGTGCGCGGCTCCGACGAACTCGCCGCGCAATCGGTGATCGCGTGGAACGAGTTCCGCGACTGGCTCGAGAGCGGGCCACTGCATCTCACCGAGGCGCAGCTCAACGACTTCGTGAACCAGGCCGTCGAGGCCGTGCAGAGCGGCAGCGGGGTGCTCGTGAGCGGCGCGCTCTCGGTCGGCACCACGGTCGGGCACTTCCTCGCGGGCATGCTGCTCGCGCTGTTCGCGACGCTGTTCATCCTGATCGACGGGCGCGGGATCTGGGGGTGGGTGGTGCGCATCTTCCCCCGGCGCGCCCGGGCGGCGGTCGACGGCGCCGGTGCGGCCGGTTGGCTCACGCTGCAGAACTTCGTGAAGGTGCAGATCCTCGTCGCCACGATCGACGCGGTGGGCATCGGCCTCGGCGCGTTCCTGCTGGGCGTGCCCCTCGCGGTCCCGATCGCCATCCTCGTGTTCCTCGGCTCGTTCGTGCCCATCGTCGGTGCCGTGGCGACCGGCGCGCTCGCCGTGTTCGTCGCGCTCGTCTACAACGGCCTGTGGCCCGCGGTCGCCATGCTCGGCGTCGTGCTGCTCGTGCAGCAGCTCGAGGGTCACGTGCTCCAGCCGCTCATCATGGGCACCGCCGTGAAGGTGCACCCGCTCGGAGTCGTGCTCGCCGTGGCCGCCGGATCGTTCCTCGCCGGCATCGCCGGGGCGTTCTTCGCAGTGCCGATCGCGGCCGTGCTCAACGTCATGATCAACTACGTCGCCGGCGGCACGTGGAAGCATTCCCCGGCACCGCCCCTGACCGAGATCGCGTCGCCGCTCTGGCGCACCGTCCCGCAACGCCCCGGATACCAACGAGGAGAATGA
- the ilvA gene encoding threonine ammonia-lyase: MISTIPGPTLADFERARGVVAAVVQRTPMESSRYLADRLGVAVHLKCENLQRTGSYKLRGAYNRLSALSPEEQARGVVAASAGNHAQGVAFAARELGISSTIFMPVGVALPKLDATRAYGAEVVLHGDSFGETLDAANAFAAESGAVMIPPYDHADVIAGQGTLGLEVLDEVPDAATIVVPIGGGGLAAGVASAVKQRAALEGRVVRVIGVQAENASPYVPSLEAGHPVQIPVVPTIADGIAVYKPGELTFEIIRETVDEILTVSDDDIARALLVLLERAKLVVEPAGAVSVAALMSGRIRSDGPVVALLSGGNIDPLLMQRVIAHGLAASDRYLTLEIGLPDRPGQLARIAELLAEAHANVIEVLHTRHGNGLQISEVALRLSVETRGPAHRASVVDVLRRAGYEPRIVSE; the protein is encoded by the coding sequence GTGATCAGCACCATCCCGGGACCGACCCTCGCCGATTTCGAACGCGCACGTGGCGTGGTCGCAGCGGTCGTGCAACGCACGCCGATGGAATCGTCGCGGTACCTGGCCGACCGGCTCGGCGTCGCCGTGCACCTCAAGTGCGAGAACCTCCAACGCACCGGATCGTACAAGCTGCGCGGCGCCTACAACCGCTTGAGCGCCCTGAGCCCCGAGGAGCAGGCCCGCGGCGTCGTGGCGGCCTCGGCGGGCAACCACGCGCAGGGTGTCGCATTTGCCGCGCGCGAGCTCGGCATCTCGTCCACGATCTTCATGCCGGTCGGCGTCGCGCTGCCGAAGCTCGACGCCACGCGGGCGTACGGCGCCGAGGTGGTGCTGCACGGCGACTCGTTCGGCGAGACGCTCGACGCCGCGAACGCGTTCGCGGCCGAGTCGGGCGCGGTGATGATCCCGCCGTACGATCACGCCGACGTCATCGCCGGCCAGGGCACCCTGGGCCTCGAGGTGCTCGACGAGGTCCCGGATGCCGCGACCATCGTCGTGCCGATCGGCGGCGGCGGTCTCGCGGCCGGAGTCGCGAGCGCCGTCAAGCAGCGTGCCGCGCTCGAGGGACGCGTCGTGCGGGTCATCGGCGTGCAGGCCGAGAACGCGTCGCCGTACGTGCCTTCGCTCGAGGCGGGGCACCCGGTGCAGATCCCCGTCGTGCCGACGATCGCCGACGGCATCGCGGTGTACAAGCCGGGCGAGCTCACGTTCGAGATCATCCGCGAGACGGTCGACGAGATCCTCACCGTGAGCGACGACGACATCGCACGCGCCCTGCTCGTGCTCCTGGAGCGCGCGAAGCTCGTCGTCGAGCCCGCCGGTGCGGTCTCGGTCGCGGCGCTCATGAGCGGGCGCATCCGATCCGACGGACCGGTGGTCGCGCTGCTGTCGGGCGGCAACATCGACCCGCTGCTCATGCAGCGCGTGATCGCGCACGGCCTCGCGGCATCCGATCGCTACCTCACGCTCGAGATCGGCCTGCCCGACCGCCCCGGGCAGCTCGCCCGAATCGCGGAACTGCTCGCCGAGGCGCACGCGAACGTCATCGAGGTGCTGCACACCCGCCACGGCAACGGCCTGCAGATCTCCGAGGTGGCGCTGCGACTCTCGGTCGAGACGCGCGGGCCCGCGCACCGGGCCTCCGTCGTCGACGTGCTGCGGCGCGCGGGCTACGAGCCGCGCATCGTCTCGGAGTAG
- the greA gene encoding transcription elongation factor GreA yields MAQDATVTWLTQDAYDRLAAELEQLSTTGREEIAKRIEAAREEGDLKENGGYHAAKDEQGKIEARIRQLKGLLKTAEVGDAPTSKGIVESGTVITAVIAGDEETFLIGSREIAGDSELDVWSEQSPLGAAILGLKVGDKTSYTAPNGREIAVEVTAVETWGGQ; encoded by the coding sequence ATGGCGCAGGACGCCACCGTCACCTGGCTCACGCAAGATGCGTACGACCGGCTCGCCGCCGAGCTCGAGCAGCTCTCGACCACGGGTCGCGAGGAGATCGCGAAGCGCATCGAAGCGGCGCGCGAAGAGGGCGACCTGAAGGAGAACGGCGGGTACCACGCCGCGAAAGACGAGCAGGGCAAGATCGAGGCTCGCATCCGCCAGCTGAAGGGACTGCTGAAGACCGCCGAGGTGGGCGACGCTCCCACCTCGAAGGGCATCGTCGAGTCCGGCACCGTCATCACCGCGGTCATCGCGGGCGACGAGGAGACCTTCCTCATCGGCAGCCGCGAGATCGCGGGCGACTCCGAGCTCGACGTGTGGAGCGAGCAGAGCCCCCTCGGTGCGGCGATCCTCGGCCTCAAGGTCGGCGACAAGACCAGTTACACGGCGCCGAACGGTCGCGAGATCGCCGTGGAGGTCACGGCCGTCGAGACCTGGGGCGGGCAGTAG
- a CDS encoding DUF4307 domain-containing protein encodes MSSTETDPLAARYGRTRRNRRRELTILIAAGIAFAIVLVSWVVWAGLDGQQAAVQATDTSHVVRNDERSVEVNWTLSVPAGETTACAVKALDDDFTVVGWKVVEIPASDRPLRSLTETVRTARDAATGLISSCWLT; translated from the coding sequence GTGTCCAGCACCGAGACCGACCCGCTCGCCGCGCGATACGGGCGCACTCGGCGCAACCGGCGCCGCGAGCTGACGATCCTCATCGCCGCAGGCATCGCCTTCGCGATCGTGCTGGTCTCCTGGGTCGTCTGGGCCGGTCTCGACGGCCAGCAGGCCGCCGTTCAGGCCACCGACACGTCGCACGTCGTCCGCAACGACGAGCGCTCGGTCGAGGTCAACTGGACCCTGTCGGTGCCCGCAGGCGAGACCACCGCGTGCGCGGTGAAGGCCCTCGACGACGACTTCACGGTCGTCGGCTGGAAGGTCGTCGAGATCCCGGCATCCGATCGACCGCTGCGCAGCCTGACCGAGACCGTCAGAACCGCCCGCGACGCCGCGACGGGTTTGATTTCGAGCTGCTGGCTCACCTAA
- a CDS encoding hemolysin III family protein: MTPKRHRESADLAHELTRPVAPEDPTDAAIDAEQHGPDLPNIPLLDDAIAHPTEDVKPTWRGWIHAGTFPVAIAAGIVLIGLAQGAPAKWASAVFMLTSLLLFGNSALYHRFNWKPKTKVVLKRIDHANIFLLIAGTYTPLAVLALPPEKGWVLLAVVWAGALLGIGFRVFWITAPRWLYVPLYLLLGWAAVMYLGDLLAASVAMMVLVVVGGLLYTVGAVIYGFKRPNPWPGVFGFHEIFHTCTVLAFMCHWTATLIIAVAPVYHVG, encoded by the coding sequence ATGACCCCCAAGCGCCACCGCGAGTCCGCCGACCTGGCGCACGAGCTGACCCGGCCCGTCGCACCGGAGGACCCGACGGACGCGGCGATCGACGCCGAGCAGCACGGCCCCGACCTGCCGAACATCCCGCTGCTCGACGACGCGATCGCGCACCCGACCGAAGACGTCAAGCCGACGTGGCGCGGCTGGATCCACGCGGGCACGTTCCCCGTCGCGATCGCCGCGGGCATCGTCCTCATCGGCCTCGCGCAGGGGGCGCCCGCCAAGTGGGCCTCGGCGGTCTTCATGCTCACGTCGCTGCTGCTGTTCGGCAACTCGGCGCTCTACCATCGCTTCAACTGGAAGCCGAAGACCAAGGTCGTCCTGAAGCGCATCGACCACGCCAACATCTTCCTGCTGATCGCCGGCACCTACACGCCGCTCGCGGTGCTCGCGCTGCCGCCCGAGAAGGGCTGGGTGCTGCTCGCGGTGGTCTGGGCGGGCGCGCTGCTCGGCATCGGGTTCCGCGTGTTCTGGATCACGGCGCCGCGCTGGCTGTACGTTCCCCTCTACCTGCTGCTCGGGTGGGCCGCGGTGATGTACCTGGGCGACCTGCTCGCCGCGAGCGTCGCCATGATGGTGCTCGTCGTCGTCGGCGGGCTGCTCTACACGGTCGGCGCGGTGATCTACGGCTTCAAGCGCCCCAACCCGTGGCCGGGCGTGTTCGGCTTCCACGAGATCTTCCACACCTGCACGGTGCTGGCGTTCATGTGCCACTGGACCGCGACGCTCATCATCGCGGTCGCACCCGTCTACCACGTGGGCTGA
- a CDS encoding isoprenyl transferase, producing the protein MQSSDPPLGRGILYRLYERRLRRGLEQESLPRHVAMIIDGNRRWAKQLGYDSAAHGHRAGAAKVREFLEWCDDLGIQVVTLYLLSSDNLGNRASDELAALIEIIAELAEELSHYRDWRVQHVGSDAGLPQPLVAALDAAEHRTADKRGMHVNLAVGYGGRKEIVDAMRSIVAAHHAEGRSLDDLADRLTPDLIGQHLYTGGQPDPDLVIRTSGEQRLSDFMLWQAAHSEFYFVEALGPDLRQVDFLRAIRDYAKRHRRFGG; encoded by the coding sequence GTGCAATCCAGCGATCCGCCCCTCGGTCGCGGCATCCTCTACCGGCTGTACGAGCGCCGCCTCCGACGCGGACTCGAGCAGGAGTCGCTGCCTCGACACGTCGCGATGATCATCGACGGCAACCGGCGATGGGCCAAGCAGCTCGGCTACGACTCGGCCGCGCACGGCCACCGGGCCGGTGCCGCGAAGGTGCGCGAGTTCCTGGAGTGGTGCGACGACCTCGGCATCCAGGTCGTCACCCTGTACCTCCTGTCGAGCGACAACCTCGGAAACCGGGCGAGCGACGAGCTGGCCGCGCTCATCGAGATCATCGCCGAGCTCGCCGAGGAGCTCTCGCACTACCGCGACTGGCGCGTGCAGCACGTCGGATCCGACGCGGGACTGCCCCAGCCGCTCGTCGCCGCGCTCGACGCGGCCGAACACCGAACCGCCGACAAGCGCGGCATGCACGTGAACCTGGCCGTCGGATACGGAGGCCGCAAGGAGATCGTCGACGCCATGCGCTCGATCGTCGCCGCGCACCACGCCGAGGGGCGGAGCCTCGACGACCTCGCCGACCGGCTCACGCCCGACCTCATCGGACAGCACCTCTACACCGGCGGACAGCCGGACCCCGATCTTGTCATCCGGACGTCGGGCGAGCAGCGCCTCAGCGATTTCATGCTCTGGCAGGCCGCGCACAGCGAGTTCTACTTCGTCGAGGCCCTCGGCCCCGACCTGCGGCAGGTCGACTTCCTGCGCGCCATCCGCGACTACGCGAAGCGACACCGCCGCTTCGGCGGCTGA
- a CDS encoding aminotransferase class V-fold PLP-dependent enzyme gives MGIDAFVDGFGEEPGYLDYGRFGPLSRVAAEESNALTHVLERSRHGSSSVFLEQDARVREAASALTGFPADQVVFTPNTSTGLMHALFGLTGGVLLSPDEFPSLPIAAVRAQEALNVVQPVWLETDHGKVTPGQIRDQLEHGVGAVAVSLVDARTGYLCDIEGIRQVIGDRLLIVDAIQGFGVVDAPWQAADVVATGGQKWCRAGWGTGFLAMSDRAIEQLTPVFSGFSATEEVEPWGFVPPPAPGARAFRVSNPDPIAQARFAAAMEELAAVGVANVNAAVASNVSSVIDLADEFAIAVASSRNEHERAGIVVLEPPADQLSVLTASLHNHGVTATTRLGQVRLSAHAGTDAETLDMLRSAFVSYGSAATY, from the coding sequence ATGGGCATCGACGCGTTCGTCGACGGGTTCGGCGAGGAACCCGGGTACCTCGACTACGGGCGGTTCGGGCCGCTCTCGCGTGTCGCCGCCGAGGAGAGCAACGCCCTCACCCATGTGCTCGAGCGTTCGCGCCACGGCAGCTCGTCGGTGTTCCTCGAGCAGGATGCGCGCGTGCGCGAAGCGGCGTCCGCACTGACCGGCTTCCCCGCGGACCAGGTCGTCTTCACGCCCAACACGAGCACCGGCCTGATGCACGCGCTGTTCGGACTGACCGGCGGCGTGCTCCTCTCGCCCGACGAGTTCCCGAGCCTGCCGATCGCGGCCGTGCGCGCCCAGGAGGCGCTCAACGTCGTGCAGCCGGTCTGGCTCGAGACCGACCACGGCAAGGTGACCCCCGGGCAGATCCGCGACCAGCTCGAACACGGCGTCGGCGCTGTCGCCGTGAGCCTCGTCGACGCCCGAACGGGCTACCTGTGCGACATCGAGGGCATCCGCCAGGTCATCGGCGACCGGCTGCTCATCGTCGACGCGATCCAGGGGTTCGGCGTCGTCGACGCGCCGTGGCAGGCGGCGGATGTCGTCGCCACCGGTGGCCAGAAGTGGTGCCGGGCTGGGTGGGGCACCGGGTTCCTCGCGATGTCCGACCGGGCGATCGAGCAGCTGACCCCCGTGTTCTCGGGCTTCTCGGCCACCGAGGAGGTCGAGCCGTGGGGCTTCGTGCCGCCGCCCGCGCCCGGTGCCAGGGCCTTCCGGGTGTCGAATCCCGACCCCATCGCCCAGGCGCGCTTCGCCGCCGCCATGGAGGAGCTCGCCGCGGTCGGCGTCGCGAACGTCAACGCCGCGGTCGCATCGAACGTCAGCAGCGTCATCGACCTGGCCGACGAGTTCGCGATCGCGGTCGCCTCCTCCCGCAACGAGCACGAGCGAGCCGGCATCGTCGTGCTCGAGCCGCCGGCCGATCAGCTCTCGGTGCTCACGGCGTCGCTGCACAACCACGGCGTGACCGCCACCACCCGCCTCGGCCAGGTGCGACTCAGCGCCCACGCGGGCACGGATGCCGAGACCCTCGACATGCTGCGCTCCGCGTTCGTGTCGTACGGCTCCGCCGCGACGTACTGA
- a CDS encoding PhoH family protein translates to MASLETSKSVAGSTGREQRPDAATPAGVAQDERTYVLDTSVLLSDPRALFRFAEHAVVLPVIVITELEAKRNDPEIGYFARQSLRILDELRIEHERLDFPIPVGDGGSLRVELNHSSTSVLPSGLQLNDNDTRILACAANLANDGIAVTVVSKDLPLRVKAASIGLDAQEYRAELAHDSGWTGMSELTLGSNDMAKLYEHEHLSIPEVEGVPVNTGLVIHSDRGSALARVTGEREVRLVRGDRDVFGLHGRSAEQRLAIDLLLDSEIGILSLGGRAGTGKSALALCAGLEAVLERQQHKKIMVFRPLYAVGGQELGYLPGDQGEKMNPWGQAVFDTLGSVVSDNVLDEVVDRGILEVLPLTHIRGRSLHDAFVIVDEAQSLERNVLLTVLSRIGQNSRVVLTHDVAQRDNLRVGRHDGVASVIETLKGHPLFAHITLTRSERSAIAALVSEMLDGAELT, encoded by the coding sequence GTGGCCTCACTCGAAACCTCCAAGTCCGTCGCAGGGTCAACCGGGCGCGAGCAGCGACCGGATGCCGCAACGCCCGCCGGCGTCGCGCAGGACGAGCGCACGTACGTGCTCGACACCTCCGTGCTGCTGTCGGATCCCCGTGCGCTGTTCCGCTTCGCGGAGCACGCGGTCGTGCTGCCGGTGATCGTCATCACCGAACTCGAGGCCAAGCGCAACGACCCCGAGATCGGGTACTTCGCGCGCCAGTCCCTGCGCATCCTCGACGAGCTGCGCATCGAGCACGAGCGTCTCGACTTCCCGATCCCGGTCGGCGACGGCGGTTCGCTGCGCGTCGAGCTGAACCACTCGAGCACCTCGGTGCTGCCGAGCGGCCTGCAGCTGAACGACAACGACACGCGCATCCTCGCGTGCGCCGCGAACCTCGCCAACGACGGCATCGCCGTCACCGTCGTCTCGAAGGACCTGCCGCTGCGCGTGAAGGCCGCCTCGATCGGCCTCGACGCGCAGGAGTACCGTGCGGAGCTCGCGCACGACTCCGGCTGGACCGGCATGAGCGAACTCACGCTCGGCTCCAACGACATGGCCAAGCTGTACGAGCACGAGCACCTCTCGATCCCCGAGGTCGAGGGCGTGCCCGTGAACACGGGCCTCGTGATCCACTCCGACCGCGGCTCGGCGCTCGCGCGCGTCACGGGGGAGCGCGAGGTGCGCCTCGTGCGCGGCGACCGCGACGTGTTCGGCCTGCACGGACGCTCGGCCGAGCAGCGCCTCGCGATCGACCTGCTCCTCGACTCCGAGATCGGCATCCTCTCGCTCGGCGGGCGCGCCGGCACCGGCAAGTCGGCGCTCGCGCTCTGCGCCGGGCTCGAGGCGGTGCTCGAACGTCAGCAGCACAAGAAGATCATGGTCTTCCGCCCGCTCTACGCGGTGGGCGGGCAGGAGCTCGGCTACCTGCCCGGCGACCAGGGCGAGAAGATGAACCCCTGGGGGCAGGCGGTCTTCGACACGCTCGGCTCGGTGGTCTCCGACAACGTGCTCGACGAGGTCGTCGATCGGGGCATCCTCGAGGTGCTTCCGCTCACGCACATCCGCGGACGCTCGCTGCACGACGCGTTCGTCATCGTCGACGAGGCCCAGTCGCTCGAGCGCAACGTGCTGCTCACGGTGCTCTCGCGCATCGGGCAGAACTCCCGGGTCGTGCTCACCCACGACGTGGCGCAGCGCGACAACCTGCGCGTCGGAAGGCACGACGGCGTCGCCTCGGTCATCGAGACGCTGAAGGGGCATCCGCTCTTCGCGCACATCACGCTCACCCGTTCGGAGCGCTCGGCGATCGCGGCCCTCGTCTCGGAGATGCTCGACGGCGCCGAACTGACCTGA